In a genomic window of Strix aluco isolate bStrAlu1 chromosome 3, bStrAlu1.hap1, whole genome shotgun sequence:
- the RPF2 gene encoding ribosome production factor 2 homolog isoform X1, which produces MDALDRVVKPKTKRAKRFLEKREPKLKENTKNAMLIKGGNANLTVTEVLKDIYAVKKPFAVLYKKKNITRPFEDQTSLEFFSKKSDCSLFLFGSHNKKRPNNLIIGRMFDYHVLDMIELGIEKFVSLKDVKNSKCPEGTKPMLIFAGDMFDVNEDYRRLKSLLIDFFRGPSVPSIRLAGLEYVLHFTAVDGKIYMRSYKVLLKKSGCKIPRIELEEMGPSLDLVMRRTHLASDDLYKLSLKQPKALKPKKKKNISHDVFGTTYGRIHMQKQDLGKLQTRKMKGLRKRPAEKSAEDGGLSPKKPKSA; this is translated from the exons ATGGACGCGCTGGACCGGGTGGT GAAGCCTAAAACTAAGAGAGCAAAAAGATTTCTTGAGAAGAGAGAACCCAaacttaaagaaaatacaaaaaatgctATGCTCATAAAAGGAGGAAATGCTAACTTAACAGTGACTGAAGTGCTTAAAGACATT TATGCTGTGAAGAAGCCTTTTGCTGTACTGTATAAAAA gaAAAATATTACCAGGCCTTTTGAGGATCAAACATCATTG GAATTCTTTTCCAAGAAATCAGattgttctttgtttctgtttggcTCTCATAACAAGAAGCGACCTAACAACTTGATAATAG GTCGCATGTTTGACTATCATGTCCTAGACATGATTGAGCTAGGCATTGAAAAGTTTGTATCCTTGAAAGATGTCAAG AACAGTAAATGTCCTGAAGGAACAAAACCTATGTTGATATTTGCTGGTGACATGTTTGATGTAAATGAAGACTACAGAAGACTGAAGAGCCTTCTTATTG aTTTCTTCAGAGGTCCTAGCGTGCCCAGTATTCGTCTGGCTGGTTTAGAGTATGTTCTGCATTTCACAGCTGTAGATGGGAAAATTTACATGCGAAGCTATAA GGTGCTTTTGAAGAAATCTGGCTGTAAAATACCAAGAATTGAACTGGAAGAGATGGGACCTTCATTAGATCTGGTTATGAGGAGGACACATTTAGCTTCAGATGACCTTTATAAGCTGTCTTTAAAACAACCGAAAGCCCTGAAG cctaagaagaaaaagaatatctcCCATGATGTGTTCGGTACGACTTATGGTCGAATCCACATGCAGAAGCAAGATCTTGGTAAACTGCAGACGCGGAAAATGAAGGGGTTAAGAAAAAGACCAGCAGAGAAGTCAGCTGAAGATGGTGGGCTTAGTCCCAAAAAGCCAAAATCAGCTTGA
- the GTF3C6 gene encoding general transcription factor 3C polypeptide 6 isoform X1: protein MAAAESTEEGGRKDGAEEDEVEEQLVMVELSGIIDSDFLEKCENKCKILGIETERPILQVDRYVFAGEYEDTLGTCVVFEENTEHVDAEGNQKVQLKYKCHTMKKLNMTRTLLTEKKEGEENVGGVEWLQIKDRDFSYSRPNTICSFLREKEDSEESVQAQDKLTEESEGEVSGEGNSDMNCDLEKQHSLEIDASIPLPDSPASGAEDSPSESVALDDAPP from the exons ATGGCGGCGGCAGAGAGCACGGAGGAGGGCGGGAGGAAAGATGGAGCGGAGGAGGACGAGGTGGAG GAGCAACTGGTCATGGTGGAGCTATCGGGAATTATTGATTCAGACTTCttagaaaaatgtgaaaacaaatgcaagaTTTTG GGAATAGAGACAGAGAGGCCCATTTTACAAGTGGACAGATACGTATTTGCAGGAGAATATGAAG ATACCTTGGGAACCTGTGTGGTTtttgaagaaaacacagagcatg TAGATGCAGAAGGCAACCAAAAAGTACAGCTGAAATACAAGTGCCACACAATGAAGAAGCTGAACATGACACGGACACTtctgacagagaagaaagaaggagaggagaaTGTTG GTGGAGTGGAGTGGTTACAGATCAAAGATAGAGATTTTTCCTACAGCAGGCCTAATACGATTTGCAGCTTTCTGCGTGAAAAAGAAGATTCTGAGGAGTCTGTTCAGGCCCAAGACAAACTGACTGAAGAGTCAGAGGGAGAGGTGAGTGGCGAAGGAAATTCTGACATGAATTGTGATCTGGAGAAGCAGCACAGCTTGGAAATAGATGCCTCTATTCCTCTGCCTGACAGCCCTGCTTCTGGGGCAGAGGATTCTCCTTCTGAAAGTGTTGCCTTGGATGATGCCCCTCCATGA
- the RPF2 gene encoding ribosome production factor 2 homolog isoform X2, which yields MLIKGGNANLTVTEVLKDIYAVKKPFAVLYKKKNITRPFEDQTSLEFFSKKSDCSLFLFGSHNKKRPNNLIIGRMFDYHVLDMIELGIEKFVSLKDVKNSKCPEGTKPMLIFAGDMFDVNEDYRRLKSLLIDFFRGPSVPSIRLAGLEYVLHFTAVDGKIYMRSYKVLLKKSGCKIPRIELEEMGPSLDLVMRRTHLASDDLYKLSLKQPKALKPKKKKNISHDVFGTTYGRIHMQKQDLGKLQTRKMKGLRKRPAEKSAEDGGLSPKKPKSA from the exons ATGCTCATAAAAGGAGGAAATGCTAACTTAACAGTGACTGAAGTGCTTAAAGACATT TATGCTGTGAAGAAGCCTTTTGCTGTACTGTATAAAAA gaAAAATATTACCAGGCCTTTTGAGGATCAAACATCATTG GAATTCTTTTCCAAGAAATCAGattgttctttgtttctgtttggcTCTCATAACAAGAAGCGACCTAACAACTTGATAATAG GTCGCATGTTTGACTATCATGTCCTAGACATGATTGAGCTAGGCATTGAAAAGTTTGTATCCTTGAAAGATGTCAAG AACAGTAAATGTCCTGAAGGAACAAAACCTATGTTGATATTTGCTGGTGACATGTTTGATGTAAATGAAGACTACAGAAGACTGAAGAGCCTTCTTATTG aTTTCTTCAGAGGTCCTAGCGTGCCCAGTATTCGTCTGGCTGGTTTAGAGTATGTTCTGCATTTCACAGCTGTAGATGGGAAAATTTACATGCGAAGCTATAA GGTGCTTTTGAAGAAATCTGGCTGTAAAATACCAAGAATTGAACTGGAAGAGATGGGACCTTCATTAGATCTGGTTATGAGGAGGACACATTTAGCTTCAGATGACCTTTATAAGCTGTCTTTAAAACAACCGAAAGCCCTGAAG cctaagaagaaaaagaatatctcCCATGATGTGTTCGGTACGACTTATGGTCGAATCCACATGCAGAAGCAAGATCTTGGTAAACTGCAGACGCGGAAAATGAAGGGGTTAAGAAAAAGACCAGCAGAGAAGTCAGCTGAAGATGGTGGGCTTAGTCCCAAAAAGCCAAAATCAGCTTGA
- the GTF3C6 gene encoding general transcription factor 3C polypeptide 6 isoform X2, whose amino-acid sequence MAAAESTEEGGRKDGAEEDEVEEQLVMVELSGIIDSDFLEKCENKCKILGIETERPILQVDRYVFAGEYEDTLGTCVVFEENTEHDAEGNQKVQLKYKCHTMKKLNMTRTLLTEKKEGEENVGGVEWLQIKDRDFSYSRPNTICSFLREKEDSEESVQAQDKLTEESEGEVSGEGNSDMNCDLEKQHSLEIDASIPLPDSPASGAEDSPSESVALDDAPP is encoded by the exons ATGGCGGCGGCAGAGAGCACGGAGGAGGGCGGGAGGAAAGATGGAGCGGAGGAGGACGAGGTGGAG GAGCAACTGGTCATGGTGGAGCTATCGGGAATTATTGATTCAGACTTCttagaaaaatgtgaaaacaaatgcaagaTTTTG GGAATAGAGACAGAGAGGCCCATTTTACAAGTGGACAGATACGTATTTGCAGGAGAATATGAAG ATACCTTGGGAACCTGTGTGGTTtttgaagaaaacacagagcatg ATGCAGAAGGCAACCAAAAAGTACAGCTGAAATACAAGTGCCACACAATGAAGAAGCTGAACATGACACGGACACTtctgacagagaagaaagaaggagaggagaaTGTTG GTGGAGTGGAGTGGTTACAGATCAAAGATAGAGATTTTTCCTACAGCAGGCCTAATACGATTTGCAGCTTTCTGCGTGAAAAAGAAGATTCTGAGGAGTCTGTTCAGGCCCAAGACAAACTGACTGAAGAGTCAGAGGGAGAGGTGAGTGGCGAAGGAAATTCTGACATGAATTGTGATCTGGAGAAGCAGCACAGCTTGGAAATAGATGCCTCTATTCCTCTGCCTGACAGCCCTGCTTCTGGGGCAGAGGATTCTCCTTCTGAAAGTGTTGCCTTGGATGATGCCCCTCCATGA
- the GTF3C6 gene encoding general transcription factor 3C polypeptide 6 isoform X3 gives MAAAESTEEGGRKDGAEEDEVEEQLVMVELSGIIDSDFLEKCENKCKILGIETERPILQVDRYVFAGEYEDTLGTCVVFEENTEHVDAEGNQKVQLKYKCHTMKKLNMTRTLLTEKKEGEENVGGVEWLQIKDRDFSYSRPNTICSFLREKEDSEESVQAQDKLTEESEGEPCFWGRGFSF, from the exons ATGGCGGCGGCAGAGAGCACGGAGGAGGGCGGGAGGAAAGATGGAGCGGAGGAGGACGAGGTGGAG GAGCAACTGGTCATGGTGGAGCTATCGGGAATTATTGATTCAGACTTCttagaaaaatgtgaaaacaaatgcaagaTTTTG GGAATAGAGACAGAGAGGCCCATTTTACAAGTGGACAGATACGTATTTGCAGGAGAATATGAAG ATACCTTGGGAACCTGTGTGGTTtttgaagaaaacacagagcatg TAGATGCAGAAGGCAACCAAAAAGTACAGCTGAAATACAAGTGCCACACAATGAAGAAGCTGAACATGACACGGACACTtctgacagagaagaaagaaggagaggagaaTGTTG GTGGAGTGGAGTGGTTACAGATCAAAGATAGAGATTTTTCCTACAGCAGGCCTAATACGATTTGCAGCTTTCTGCGTGAAAAAGAAGATTCTGAGGAGTCTGTTCAGGCCCAAGACAAACTGACTGAAGAGTCAGAGGGAGAG CCCTGCTTCTGGGGCAGAGGATTCTCCTTCTGA